A window of uncultured Litoreibacter sp. contains these coding sequences:
- a CDS encoding urease accessory protein UreE yields MLVASKIVKAGGTRNCTLSYEDRFLRRKVLTSDDGTQFLVDLAHTTSLEEGDGFALEDGSVISVRAALEPLLEITATNLLPLVWHIGNRHCPAQIEQGRVLVQPDHVIHDLMKKLGAKVREVKEPFTPEGGAYGHGRTHSHAH; encoded by the coding sequence ATGTTGGTTGCCTCAAAAATCGTGAAAGCCGGGGGCACCCGCAATTGCACCTTGAGCTACGAAGATCGCTTCCTGCGCCGCAAAGTTCTGACCAGCGATGACGGCACCCAGTTTCTGGTCGATCTGGCTCACACCACATCCCTGGAGGAAGGCGACGGCTTCGCTTTGGAGGATGGGTCCGTCATCAGCGTGCGCGCGGCACTTGAGCCGCTGCTGGAGATAACCGCCACCAACCTGCTGCCGCTGGTCTGGCACATAGGCAACCGCCACTGCCCCGCCCAGATCGAACAGGGCCGCGTGTTGGTGCAACCCGACCACGTCATCCACGACCTGATGAAGAAGCTGGGCGCAAAGGTGCGCGAAGTGAAAGAGCCGTTTACGCCGGAAGGCGGCGCATATGGACATGGGCGCACCCACAGCCATGCCCACTGA
- a CDS encoding Xaa-Pro peptidase family protein produces the protein MRGFSEAEFHNRRDRAQDMMAEAGLAALLLTTEPELRYYSGFLTRFWESPTRPWFLILPDSGDPIAVIPSIGANLMSQTWIRDIRTWRAPDLGDDGVSLLRDTLHEVAARGPIGLSSGMESHVRAPLSTVLALQDTLHLTSDADITRRLRLTKSPAEIGKIRTACEIADRAFARVGEIARVGVPLEQVFRRFQMLCLEEGADWVPYLAGAAARDGYGDVISPATETPLAKNDVLMLDTGLVHDGYFCDFDRNFSVGPPTQLVAGTHSRLIEATEAAFDLCKPGATTAELFHAMDAICTGGAGGSGAGRLGHGLGMQLTEWPSIIPTDRTTLQPGMVLTLEPGIETLPGKMLVHEENIVITETGAEYLSRPAHPDILELRT, from the coding sequence ATGCGCGGGTTCAGCGAGGCAGAATTCCACAACCGCCGAGACCGCGCGCAAGACATGATGGCTGAGGCAGGTCTCGCCGCACTGCTTCTAACAACGGAACCGGAGCTGCGCTATTACAGCGGTTTTCTAACCCGGTTTTGGGAAAGCCCGACCCGACCTTGGTTCCTAATCTTGCCCGACAGCGGCGATCCGATTGCGGTGATCCCCTCAATCGGTGCAAACCTCATGAGCCAAACCTGGATAAGGGATATTCGCACATGGCGCGCACCTGATCTAGGCGATGACGGGGTCAGCCTCTTGCGCGACACACTGCACGAGGTCGCTGCAAGGGGGCCCATTGGTTTATCGTCTGGTATGGAAAGCCATGTCCGTGCGCCCCTCTCTACGGTTCTGGCATTGCAAGACACGCTGCACCTGACCTCGGACGCCGACATTACCCGCCGCCTCCGGCTAACGAAATCACCCGCCGAAATCGGGAAAATCCGAACGGCTTGCGAAATTGCCGACCGAGCCTTCGCCCGCGTCGGCGAGATCGCGCGGGTGGGCGTGCCGCTTGAACAGGTGTTTCGCCGATTCCAGATGCTTTGCCTGGAGGAAGGCGCGGATTGGGTGCCGTATCTTGCAGGCGCCGCCGCGCGCGACGGGTACGGCGACGTCATTTCGCCGGCCACCGAAACGCCTTTGGCCAAAAATGACGTGCTGATGCTGGACACCGGATTGGTGCATGACGGCTATTTCTGCGATTTTGACCGCAACTTTTCTGTCGGTCCGCCGACCCAGCTGGTGGCCGGCACACATTCACGGCTGATTGAGGCCACCGAAGCCGCCTTTGATCTTTGCAAGCCGGGCGCCACAACCGCAGAGCTTTTTCACGCCATGGACGCGATTTGTACCGGCGGCGCAGGGGGGAGCGGCGCGGGGCGCTTGGGGCATGGGCTCGGGATGCAGCTGACGGAATGGCCCTCCATCATCCCGACAGACCGCACAACATTGCAACCGGGCATGGTCTTGACCTTGGAGCCGGGAATTGAAACTCTTCCGGGCAAGATGTTGGTTCACGAGGAAAACATAGTCATTACGGAAACAGGCGCTGAATACCTCAGTAGGCCCGCCCATCCCGACATTCTGGAACTGCGCACGTGA
- a CDS encoding hydroxyacid dehydrogenase codes for MKKVVISEFMDEAAVEDLRADHNVVYDPTLVDDGDRLLAELADAEAIIVRNRTQVRGALLGGAPSLRAVGRLGVGLDNIDLDACKAAGISVHPASGANDLSVAEYVITSAAILLRGAYLGFDRMIAGEWPRQDMSGGELSGKTLGLAGFGSIARETASMARALGMTIAAMDPFVPEGDAAWDGVARHEDLASLAAASDVLSLHVPLTDGTRDMVNADILTAMNPGAVVVNAARGGVVDEAALAAALRNGQIAGAALDVFASEPLTKEDGAKFKGLSNLILTPHIAGVTVESNTRVSALTAKNVRSALA; via the coding sequence ATGAAGAAAGTCGTTATCTCCGAGTTTATGGACGAAGCCGCAGTGGAGGACCTGCGGGCTGACCATAACGTGGTCTATGACCCGACACTTGTGGATGACGGCGACCGCCTTCTGGCGGAACTGGCCGACGCCGAAGCGATCATTGTCCGCAACCGCACGCAAGTGCGCGGGGCGCTGTTGGGAGGCGCGCCCTCCTTGCGGGCGGTGGGTCGCTTGGGCGTCGGCCTCGATAATATTGACCTCGACGCCTGCAAGGCGGCGGGGATTTCGGTGCATCCGGCCTCTGGCGCGAATGACCTGTCGGTTGCGGAATATGTGATCACCTCGGCCGCGATTTTGCTACGGGGCGCGTATCTGGGCTTTGACCGGATGATCGCGGGCGAATGGCCACGTCAGGACATGTCTGGGGGCGAGCTGTCAGGCAAGACGCTGGGATTGGCCGGTTTTGGGTCCATCGCGCGGGAAACTGCCAGCATGGCACGAGCGCTGGGGATGACGATCGCCGCCATGGACCCGTTCGTTCCGGAAGGTGACGCGGCATGGGACGGTGTGGCGCGGCATGAAGATCTGGCATCACTGGCGGCCGCATCTGACGTGTTGTCGCTGCATGTGCCGCTGACTGACGGCACCCGCGATATGGTCAATGCAGACATCCTGACTGCAATGAACCCCGGCGCGGTCGTTGTTAACGCCGCGCGCGGCGGCGTTGTCGATGAGGCGGCCCTCGCTGCGGCATTGCGCAACGGGCAGATTGCTGGCGCCGCGCTTGACGTCTTCGCCAGCGAGCCGCTGACAAAAGAGGACGGAGCCAAATTCAAAGGCCTCAGCAACCTGATCCTCACACCGCATATCGCGGGTGTGACGGTCGAATCCAACACGCGCGTGTCGGCGCTAACCGCGAAAAACGTCCGTAGCGCGCTCGCTTAG
- a CDS encoding pyridoxal-phosphate dependent enzyme, producing MRVIANPFRHSTHQIALPPETPFPSDDLTAAARLLARCPSAAATPLLQGDRLASVAEVHIKDERGRMGLGSFKALGAAYVIACDADAGLAKGRTYVTASAGNHGLSVATGAQVFGAAAVIYIAESVPESFAERLRQTGAEVRREGNIYEDSMAAAQRAAEVNGWQLLSDSSWDGYYDPPHRLMEGYLALMAEVFEQMPDAPTHIFLQAGVGGLAGACAAAARKEWGDAPVITVVEPEAAPALIASIEAGCPVLSEGPVSNMGRLDCKEPSFIALKGLARDADWFCTISEDEAAAQTEKLRDAGFATSPSGGAGLVAMMLANGAFQLTDRSRVLCILSEGPA from the coding sequence ATGCGCGTTATTGCAAACCCCTTTCGCCATTCGACCCACCAGATTGCGCTGCCGCCCGAAACCCCGTTTCCCAGTGACGACCTGACGGCGGCGGCGCGCCTGTTGGCGCGGTGCCCGTCCGCCGCTGCCACGCCACTGCTGCAGGGCGACAGGCTGGCCTCCGTTGCCGAAGTTCATATCAAGGACGAACGCGGGCGGATGGGACTGGGAAGCTTCAAGGCGCTCGGCGCCGCCTATGTGATTGCCTGTGATGCGGATGCAGGGTTGGCGAAGGGCCGCACCTATGTCACCGCGAGCGCGGGAAACCATGGACTGTCAGTTGCGACAGGGGCGCAGGTTTTTGGCGCCGCGGCGGTCATCTACATCGCCGAAAGCGTCCCGGAAAGCTTCGCGGAACGGTTGCGCCAAACAGGAGCAGAGGTCCGCCGGGAAGGCAATATCTACGAAGACAGCATGGCCGCCGCCCAAAGGGCGGCCGAGGTGAATGGCTGGCAGCTGCTGTCCGACAGTTCGTGGGACGGCTACTACGACCCGCCACACCGGCTGATGGAGGGGTATTTGGCGTTAATGGCGGAGGTGTTCGAACAAATGCCAGACGCCCCGACCCATATCTTCCTGCAGGCCGGAGTTGGCGGGCTGGCCGGCGCATGCGCTGCCGCTGCACGCAAGGAATGGGGCGACGCCCCTGTCATCACCGTTGTTGAGCCGGAAGCAGCCCCCGCCCTAATCGCCTCTATTGAGGCGGGCTGCCCGGTGTTGAGCGAGGGACCGGTATCCAATATGGGGCGTCTTGACTGCAAGGAGCCTTCATTCATTGCGCTGAAAGGTCTGGCGCGGGATGCCGACTGGTTTTGCACGATTTCCGAAGACGAAGCCGCTGCCCAAACGGAAAAGCTGCGAGATGCCGGGTTTGCAACCTCGCCTTCGGGCGGCGCAGGCTTGGTTGCAATGATGCTGGCGAACGGCGCTTTCCAGCTCACGGACAGGTCCCGCGTTCTGTGTATCTTGAGCGAAGGGCCCGCGTGA
- the ureG gene encoding urease accessory protein UreG, which yields MSNSLNGPLRIGIGGPVGAGKTSLTAALCRALRDTHSVAVVTNDIYTQEDAEALVRMQALPSDRIRGVETGGCPHTAIREDASINLAAIDRLNADFPDLDAVLIESGGDNLSATFSPELADLTIYVIDVAAGEEIPRKGGPAITRSDILVINKTDLAPHVGASLDVMDRDARKMRGDRPFVFAQVKHGDGIDAVLAHIRAIGGLR from the coding sequence ATGAGCAACTCTTTGAACGGACCCTTGCGGATTGGAATTGGCGGCCCGGTTGGCGCCGGCAAGACGTCGTTGACCGCCGCCTTGTGCCGTGCACTGCGCGATACGCATTCAGTCGCTGTCGTGACCAATGACATCTACACTCAGGAAGACGCCGAGGCGCTGGTGCGCATGCAAGCCCTACCCTCCGACCGCATACGCGGCGTAGAAACTGGCGGCTGCCCGCATACCGCCATCCGCGAGGACGCGTCGATCAACCTGGCGGCAATTGACCGCTTGAACGCCGATTTCCCAGATCTGGACGCGGTGCTGATCGAAAGCGGAGGCGACAACCTGTCCGCGACATTTTCGCCGGAACTCGCGGACCTGACAATCTACGTCATCGACGTGGCCGCCGGCGAAGAAATCCCCCGCAAAGGCGGGCCGGCCATAACCCGGTCAGACATTTTGGTGATCAACAAAACCGATCTCGCGCCACATGTCGGGGCGTCGTTGGACGTGATGGACCGAGACGCGCGAAAGATGCGCGGCGATCGCCCGTTTGTCTTCGCGCAGGTCAAACATGGCGACGGCATTGACGCCGTATTGGCCCATATCCGCGCAATCGGCGGATTGCGATAG
- a CDS encoding aspartate/glutamate racemase family protein has translation MTAFRYDLEELHKKTLGLIVLQSDETIEQDFRRILPLDINLHISRVTSGLEVTSDSLQQMEQHLPDAAGLFPRGLHFDAVGYGCTSGTAQIGPERISSLVQGGVSTGAVSQPVSALIAACKHLGLSRLAILSPYIEEVSNRLRQVLAEHGIDTPVFGSFEEAEEQKVVRIDAASVQEAAFNLAAQGGIDGVFLSCTNLRTFDVIGPLESDLDLPVLSSNQVLAWHLTRLAGAPLHVSGFGRLLA, from the coding sequence GTGACCGCGTTTCGCTATGATTTGGAAGAACTACACAAAAAGACGCTTGGCCTAATTGTACTTCAATCAGATGAGACCATCGAGCAGGATTTTCGCCGGATCCTGCCGCTGGACATCAACTTGCATATCTCGCGGGTGACCAGCGGATTGGAGGTTACCAGCGACAGCCTTCAGCAAATGGAGCAACACCTGCCAGACGCCGCCGGGCTGTTCCCGCGCGGGCTGCATTTCGACGCGGTCGGATACGGCTGCACCTCCGGCACAGCCCAGATTGGCCCTGAAAGGATTTCTTCGCTGGTCCAAGGCGGCGTATCTACCGGTGCGGTCAGCCAGCCGGTTTCCGCACTGATTGCCGCGTGCAAGCACCTTGGCCTGTCCCGTCTGGCAATTCTTTCGCCCTACATCGAAGAAGTGTCCAACCGCCTCCGGCAGGTCTTGGCCGAGCATGGAATAGATACCCCGGTTTTTGGTTCCTTCGAGGAAGCCGAGGAACAAAAGGTGGTGCGCATTGACGCTGCCTCGGTTCAGGAAGCGGCGTTCAACCTTGCGGCGCAGGGCGGTATCGACGGTGTGTTCCTGTCCTGCACCAATCTGCGCACATTCGACGTGATCGGCCCGCTGGAAAGTGATCTCGACCTCCCGGTCCTCTCAAGCAATCAGGTCCTTGCATGGCATCTTACGCGATTGGCCGGCGCGCCGCTCCATGTGTCGGGCTTTGGTCGATTGCTGGCCTGA
- a CDS encoding urease subunit gamma, with protein sequence MQLTPREKDKLLISMAAEVARRRLARGVKLNHPEAIALITDAVVEGARDGRSVADMMEAGAQVITRAQCMEGVAEMIHDVQVEATFPDGTKLVTVHNPIR encoded by the coding sequence ATGCAGCTGACCCCTCGTGAAAAAGACAAACTCCTTATCTCCATGGCTGCCGAAGTTGCCCGCAGACGGCTGGCGCGCGGTGTGAAGCTGAACCACCCTGAGGCGATTGCTCTTATCACCGACGCCGTGGTCGAGGGCGCACGAGACGGGCGGTCGGTTGCCGACATGATGGAGGCCGGCGCGCAAGTCATCACCCGCGCGCAATGCATGGAGGGCGTCGCGGAAATGATTCACGACGTGCAGGTCGAGGCGACGTTCCCGGACGGCACCAAACTGGTGACAGTTCATAACCCGATCCGATGA
- a CDS encoding M20 aminoacylase family protein — protein sequence MPIRNRFAELHPEITAWRRDFHENPELMYDTHRTSGIVAEKLKGFGCDEVVEGLGRTGVVGLIHGKGGSGGKVIALRADMDALPILEATGADHASKTPGKMHACGHDGHTAMLLGAAQYLAETRNFEGTVAVVFQPAEEGGAGAEEMVQDGLIDRFGISEIYGMHNSPMVPFGEFAIRSGPFYAACDSFAINVRGKGGHAARPNNTVDTTLVASAIVMALQSIVSRNADPQQPLVVSVTSFRTESESFNVIPEHVRLQGTVRSFDQDLRDVALQRVKDIAQTTAQAYGGIAEVTMDEIPYPVMDNHARETDHCVAAADTVSGKVNAQAPRVTGGEDFAYMLQACPGAYIQLGVKTEGGRNAGLHHPEYDFNDEVIPLGCSYWVTLAEQRLAG from the coding sequence ATGCCGATACGAAACCGATTTGCTGAGTTGCACCCAGAGATCACTGCCTGGCGGCGGGATTTTCACGAAAATCCAGAACTAATGTACGACACGCACCGCACATCAGGGATTGTCGCGGAAAAGCTCAAAGGCTTTGGGTGTGACGAAGTTGTCGAGGGGTTGGGGCGCACCGGCGTTGTCGGGTTGATCCATGGCAAAGGCGGTTCCGGCGGCAAGGTGATTGCGCTGCGCGCCGACATGGACGCGTTGCCGATCCTGGAGGCGACCGGCGCAGATCATGCCTCGAAAACGCCGGGCAAGATGCATGCCTGCGGGCATGACGGACACACCGCCATGTTGCTTGGAGCCGCGCAATATCTGGCGGAAACGCGCAATTTCGAAGGGACGGTGGCCGTGGTCTTTCAGCCCGCCGAGGAAGGCGGCGCCGGGGCCGAAGAGATGGTGCAGGACGGGTTGATCGACCGTTTTGGCATCTCAGAGATTTACGGAATGCACAATTCCCCCATGGTGCCCTTTGGCGAGTTCGCCATCCGGTCAGGGCCGTTTTACGCGGCGTGCGATAGTTTCGCCATCAACGTGCGCGGCAAAGGCGGGCACGCGGCCCGGCCCAACAACACCGTTGATACGACATTGGTGGCCTCGGCCATTGTGATGGCACTGCAGTCGATTGTGTCACGTAACGCGGACCCACAGCAGCCGCTGGTGGTGTCAGTCACCAGCTTCCGGACCGAAAGCGAAAGCTTCAACGTCATCCCAGAACACGTGCGGCTGCAGGGCACCGTGCGCAGCTTTGACCAGGACCTGCGCGACGTGGCGCTCCAGCGCGTCAAAGACATCGCCCAGACCACGGCGCAAGCCTATGGCGGCATTGCCGAGGTGACGATGGACGAAATCCCTTACCCCGTTATGGACAACCATGCCCGGGAAACAGACCACTGCGTCGCCGCGGCTGACACGGTGTCGGGCAAGGTGAACGCGCAAGCCCCGCGCGTCACCGGCGGCGAGGACTTCGCCTATATGCTGCAGGCCTGCCCCGGCGCCTATATTCAGTTGGGCGTGAAGACCGAAGGCGGCCGCAACGCGGGTCTCCATCACCCCGAATACGACTTTAACGACGAGGTGATCCCACTTGGCTGCTCCTACTGGGTGACACTGGCAGAACAAAGGCTCGCTGGCTGA
- a CDS encoding urease subunit beta gives MIPGEVFPAAGDLELNVGAEVIVLLVANTGDRPIQVGSHFHFGEANFALDFDRDAARGMRLDIAAGTAVRFEPGQSREVSLIPISGARRVFGFNQKVMGDL, from the coding sequence ATGATTCCAGGTGAAGTATTTCCCGCAGCCGGCGATTTGGAGCTGAACGTGGGCGCAGAAGTGATTGTACTGTTGGTGGCCAATACCGGCGACCGCCCGATCCAGGTCGGGTCCCATTTCCACTTCGGCGAGGCCAACTTCGCGTTGGACTTCGACCGCGACGCCGCGCGGGGGATGCGGCTTGATATTGCCGCCGGAACCGCCGTGCGGTTTGAGCCGGGCCAGTCTCGCGAAGTGAGCCTGATCCCCATTTCGGGCGCGCGCCGCGTGTTTGGCTTCAACCAGAAAGTGATGGGGGACCTCTGA
- a CDS encoding urease accessory UreF family protein: MGAPTAMPTDLSPKQLMTLTQWLSPAFPVGAFSYSHGLEFALQDGIDLESWLEDVLRHGAGWNDAILLRAAYSGQVDDADSLGRAMSPSAERLQETTLQGEAFCRTLRGAFQLEIEGLIYPVALGVAAAHREMPVAPVVTVYLHAFFASNLVACAQRLSALGQTDAQAMIDRLGAVCAEAAAASEDCDLDDLGGSAWGADVASMQHETMGTRIFQT, from the coding sequence ATGGGCGCACCCACAGCCATGCCCACTGACCTGTCCCCCAAACAGCTGATGACACTGACCCAATGGCTGTCGCCGGCGTTCCCCGTGGGGGCGTTCAGCTATTCCCATGGGTTGGAATTCGCGCTTCAAGACGGGATAGACCTCGAAAGCTGGCTCGAGGACGTGTTGCGCCACGGCGCGGGGTGGAATGACGCGATATTGCTCAGGGCCGCGTATAGCGGCCAAGTGGATGACGCGGACAGTTTGGGGCGTGCGATGTCGCCGTCTGCGGAACGCCTGCAGGAGACCACATTGCAGGGCGAGGCATTTTGTCGGACCTTGCGGGGCGCTTTTCAGTTGGAGATCGAGGGGCTGATCTACCCGGTCGCGCTTGGTGTGGCCGCTGCACATCGGGAAATGCCGGTCGCGCCGGTCGTTACGGTTTACCTGCACGCCTTTTTTGCATCAAATTTGGTGGCCTGCGCACAACGCCTGAGCGCGCTCGGACAAACGGACGCGCAGGCAATGATTGACAGATTGGGGGCCGTTTGCGCCGAGGCTGCGGCGGCCTCGGAGGATTGCGACCTGGATGACCTGGGCGGATCGGCGTGGGGGGCTGATGTGGCCTCTATGCAGCACGAGACCATGGGGACGAGGATATTTCAGACATGA
- the ureC gene encoding urease subunit alpha, with amino-acid sequence MPATISRGDYAAMFGPTVGDKLRLADTDLIIEVERDLTTYGEEVKFGGGKVIRDGMGQSQATRAAGAVDTVITNALIVDHTGIYKADIGLKDGRIHKIGKAGNPDTQPGVDIIVGPGTEAIAGEGRIVTAGGFDSHIHFICPQQMEDALHSGLTTMLGGGTGPAHGTLATTCTPGPWHIGRMMQAVDGVPMNVGFAGKGNASRPDALVEMVKGGACSLKLHEDWGTTPAAIDCCLGVADDMDVQVMIHTDTLNESGFVENTVAAMKGRTIHAFHTEGAGGGHAPDIIKICGDANVLPSSTNPTRPFTVNTLEEHLDMLMVCHHLDKSIPEDVAFAESRIRRETIAAEDILHDMGAFSIIASDSQAMGRVGEVLIRTWQTADKMKKQRGRLSEETGENDNFRVRRYIAKYTINPAIAHGVSREIGSLEEGKRADIVIWNPAFFGVKPEMVLMAGSIVCAQMGDPNASIPTPQPVYSRPMFGAMGRAVEKSAVIFTSAAAMEEDVRGRLGLAKECLAVENTRNIGKKDLVLNDALPKVEVNPETYEVRADGELLTCEPAEVLPMAQRYFMF; translated from the coding sequence ATGCCTGCAACTATCTCCAGAGGCGACTACGCCGCGATGTTTGGTCCCACCGTGGGCGACAAGCTGCGGTTGGCCGATACCGACCTGATTATCGAGGTAGAACGCGACCTGACCACCTATGGCGAGGAGGTCAAATTCGGCGGCGGCAAGGTGATCCGCGACGGTATGGGACAATCCCAGGCCACCCGCGCGGCGGGCGCGGTAGACACTGTGATCACCAATGCGCTGATTGTGGACCACACCGGCATTTACAAAGCCGACATTGGGTTGAAAGACGGGCGCATCCACAAGATTGGTAAGGCGGGCAACCCGGATACGCAGCCGGGCGTGGATATTATCGTCGGGCCGGGCACTGAGGCGATTGCAGGCGAGGGCCGGATTGTCACGGCGGGGGGCTTCGACAGCCATATCCATTTCATTTGCCCGCAACAGATGGAGGACGCCCTGCATTCGGGGCTGACCACCATGCTGGGCGGCGGCACCGGCCCCGCGCACGGCACGTTGGCGACCACCTGTACGCCCGGTCCCTGGCATATTGGGCGGATGATGCAGGCTGTGGACGGCGTCCCGATGAATGTAGGGTTCGCGGGAAAAGGCAACGCCTCGCGTCCCGATGCGCTGGTTGAGATGGTGAAAGGCGGCGCGTGCTCGTTGAAGCTGCACGAGGACTGGGGGACGACGCCGGCGGCAATTGACTGCTGCCTTGGCGTTGCCGACGACATGGACGTCCAGGTGATGATCCACACGGACACCCTGAACGAAAGCGGGTTTGTCGAAAATACGGTCGCCGCCATGAAGGGGCGCACCATTCATGCGTTCCACACCGAGGGCGCGGGCGGCGGGCACGCCCCGGATATCATCAAAATCTGCGGCGACGCGAATGTGCTGCCCTCGTCCACCAACCCGACGCGGCCATTTACCGTGAACACATTGGAAGAGCATCTGGACATGCTGATGGTCTGCCATCATCTGGATAAGTCCATCCCGGAAGATGTGGCCTTTGCCGAAAGCCGCATCCGGCGGGAAACGATTGCCGCCGAGGACATTTTGCACGACATGGGCGCGTTCTCGATCATTGCATCCGACAGCCAGGCCATGGGGCGTGTGGGCGAGGTTCTGATCCGCACCTGGCAAACCGCCGACAAGATGAAGAAACAGCGCGGGCGACTGAGCGAAGAGACCGGCGAGAATGACAATTTCCGCGTGCGGCGCTACATCGCGAAATACACGATCAACCCGGCGATTGCGCATGGGGTTTCGCGCGAGATCGGCTCGCTAGAGGAAGGCAAACGGGCGGATATCGTCATCTGGAACCCGGCGTTCTTCGGGGTGAAACCTGAAATGGTGCTGATGGCGGGCTCCATCGTTTGCGCCCAGATGGGCGACCCCAACGCGTCGATCCCCACACCGCAGCCGGTTTATTCGCGGCCCATGTTCGGCGCGATGGGACGGGCGGTCGAAAAGTCGGCCGTGATCTTCACTTCAGCCGCCGCGATGGAAGAGGACGTGCGCGGACGGCTCGGACTGGCGAAGGAATGTCTGGCCGTTGAGAACACCCGCAACATCGGGAAAAAAGACCTTGTCCTGAACGACGCCCTGCCCAAGGTGGAGGTCAACCCCGAGACCTACGAAGTGCGCGCAGATGGGGAGTTGTTGACCTGCGAACCTGCAGAGGTGCTGCCAATGGCGCAGCGCTACTTCATGTTCTAA
- a CDS encoding urease accessory protein UreD, producing MKLSAKLRGGRSALGDLRQSGSLRALFPRSAAAALNAVTLNCAGGMTGGDRFDIAAEAEAGATLTLTTQAAERIYRATGQQTAHLRTRLCVAAGARINWLPQETILFDRSRFARRTDVELAGDASYLMVEPLIFGRTAMGEHLRSVHFNDRLRIYRDGRLLHADATRLLGDVETHLQGAAICRGGRAMASIVLVHCDAGNHLSAMRDMIGTNGGVSLKSPDLLVIRLIAESSNALRQIAIPIIARLSGADIPKPWTL from the coding sequence TTGAAGCTGTCGGCCAAACTGCGCGGCGGCCGGTCCGCGTTGGGCGACCTGCGCCAATCCGGGTCCTTGCGCGCCTTGTTCCCCCGCTCCGCGGCGGCCGCGCTAAATGCGGTAACATTGAATTGCGCGGGCGGCATGACGGGCGGTGACCGGTTTGATATCGCGGCTGAAGCCGAGGCCGGTGCGACATTGACGCTCACGACCCAAGCTGCAGAGCGCATATACCGTGCGACCGGACAACAAACTGCACATCTGCGAACCCGGCTCTGCGTCGCTGCGGGGGCCCGCATCAATTGGCTGCCGCAAGAAACCATCCTATTTGATCGATCTCGCTTTGCGCGCCGGACGGATGTCGAATTGGCGGGTGATGCCAGCTACCTGATGGTCGAACCTCTCATCTTTGGCCGCACGGCCATGGGGGAGCATCTTCGGTCGGTCCATTTCAACGACAGATTGCGCATTTACCGAGACGGACGTCTTTTACACGCTGACGCGACCCGTTTGCTTGGGGATGTCGAAACTCACCTTCAAGGCGCCGCGATCTGCCGGGGCGGCCGTGCCATGGCGTCGATCGTTTTGGTGCATTGTGATGCTGGCAACCACCTTTCTGCCATGCGCGACATGATTGGCACGAATGGCGGGGTCAGCCTCAAAAGCCCTGACCTGCTGGTGATACGGTTGATAGCCGAAAGCTCCAACGCGCTCCGCCAGATTGCCATTCCCATCATAGCGCGCCTCTCAGGCGCAGACATTCCCAAACCCTGGACCCTTTGA
- the comE gene encoding sulfopyruvate decarboxylase subunit beta: MIRSDILKELAPTIKDTLTVMNIGLPSQEMHMIDDQPSNFYMLGTMGLASSIGLGLALAQKEKVLVVDGDGSVLTNMGTLPTIANNVADNYVLLIIDNGSYGSTGDQPTYAGKLTKLEKVAEACGCENVVTCKAEDTVQAVKDALAGDKMTIIVAKCESGNIKVPVITMDPVVIRHRFMETIKERNA, encoded by the coding sequence GACTGTCATGAACATTGGCCTGCCAAGCCAGGAAATGCACATGATCGACGACCAGCCGTCCAACTTCTACATGCTGGGCACCATGGGGCTGGCGTCGTCCATCGGGCTTGGCCTTGCGCTTGCACAAAAGGAAAAAGTGCTGGTTGTGGATGGCGACGGGTCGGTTCTGACCAACATGGGCACCCTGCCGACCATCGCCAACAACGTGGCCGACAACTACGTGCTTCTGATCATCGACAACGGGTCCTACGGATCGACCGGCGACCAGCCGACCTATGCGGGCAAGCTGACCAAGCTGGAAAAGGTAGCCGAGGCCTGCGGCTGTGAGAACGTTGTCACCTGCAAAGCAGAAGACACCGTGCAAGCCGTCAAGGACGCGCTTGCGGGCGACAAGATGACCATCATCGTGGCCAAATGCGAAAGCGGCAACATCAAGGTGCCGGTGATCACCATGGACCCCGTCGTGATCCGTCACCGCTTCATGGAAACCATCAAAGAGCGGAACGCCTGA